A window from Tenrec ecaudatus isolate mTenEca1 chromosome Y, mTenEca1.hap1, whole genome shotgun sequence encodes these proteins:
- the LOC142435691 gene encoding melanoma antigen preferentially expressed in tumors-like, giving the protein MVHYWPFTKLPLGALLEDCVFRELILKAALDGLDILLAMNAQHRRCKLKVLDLQLHTGTNFWNEWAGAPSTDSVMSSEEPEDTPRRIQMEKGPHSRSGGKHQPLTSVEVLTDLWFEEATSEVLLTFLIERVKQKKALPMLCCRKVAFLGPLLQLHILGEILKMVQLDCVHEVEIHGKWDLHSLNWFAPYLAQMGQLQTLFLSGVILGCKDFGKDCNMEQLLAQFTSQLLNLHQLQHLFLDSACLPRGCLIRLLTRLPSPLLTLSLTDCVLLDEDLTYLSLCPCTSRLRTLVFCGVFRPRSSYAFLPGLLEIVSTTLMHLNLAGCGIQDPDLRALQNALGRCSQLVTLMLCGNPVSWDVLQELLQHTPPLCKFLELPVPLHCYVGPQGKLDLEALLPVMDNLMVILMPNGVNSVEFCNHRGTNRSLHAILIQMDS; this is encoded by the coding sequence ATGGTGCACTACTGGCCCTTCACAAAGCTCCCACTTGGGGCTCTGTTGGAGGATTGTGTGTTTCGAGAGCTCATCTTAAAGGCTGCACTCGATGGCCTTGACATCCTGCTTGCCATGAATGCTCAGCacaggagatgcaaactgaaagtgTTGGATTTACAGCTGCACACTGGCACCAACTTCTGGAATGAATGGGCTGGAGCCCCATCTactgactctgtgatgtcatcagaAGAGCCTGAAGACACACCCCGCAGAATTCAGATGGAAAAAGGACCCCATTCCAGATCAGGAGGGAAGCACCAGCCCCTGACCTCCGTGGAGGTGCTCACAGACCTGTGGTTTGAGGAAGCTACCTCAGAGgtactgctcaccttcctgattgaaAGGGTCAAGCAGAAGAAGGCCCTGCCAATGCTGTGCTGCAGGAAGGTGGCGTTTCTTGGACCTCTCCTACAACTTCACATTCTTGGGGAAATCCTGAAGATGGTGCAGCTGGACTGTGTCCACGAGGTGGAAATTCATGGCAAATGGGACCTGCACAGCCTCAACTGGTTTGCTCCTTACTTGGCGCAGATGGGTCAACTGCagaccctctttctctctggagtcaTCTTGGGTTGCAAGGACTTCGGCAAAGACTGCAACATGGAGCAACTCCTTGCCCAATTCACCTCTCAGCTCCTCAATCTGCAtcagctccagcacctcttcctggactctgcctgcctgcccaggggCTGCCTCATCCGGCTGCTCACACGCTTGCCATCTCCCTTGCTGACCCTCAGCCTGACTGATTGTGTGCTTTTGGACGAGGACTTGACTTACCTGTCTTTATGCCCCTGTACCAGCCGCCTAAGGACCCTGGTATTTTGTGGTGTATTCAGGCCTAGATCAAGTTATGCATTCCTTCCGGGTCTGCTAGAGATTGTCTCCACCACCCTTATGCACCTGAACTTAGCTGGCTGTGGGATCCAAGACCCTGACCTCAGGGCCTTGCAGAATGCACTGGGCCGCTGCTCCCAGCTGGTCACCTTGATGTTATGTGGAAACCCCGTGTCCTGGGATGTTCTGCAGGAGCTGCTGCAGCACACCCCCCCTTTGTGCAAGTTCTTGGAGCTCCCTGTCCCACTGCATTGCTACGTGGGCCCCCAAGGAAAGCTGGACTTGGAAGCTCTCCTCCCTGTCATGGATAATTTGATGGTGATCCTGATGCCCAACGGGGTCAATTCTGTGGAATTCTGTAACCACAGAGGTACTAACAGATCATTGCATGCCATCCTCATCCAAATGGACAGCTGA